Proteins from a genomic interval of Equus quagga isolate Etosha38 chromosome 13, UCLA_HA_Equagga_1.0, whole genome shotgun sequence:
- the GPR32 gene encoding LOW QUALITY PROTEIN: probable G-protein coupled receptor 32 (The sequence of the model RefSeq protein was modified relative to this genomic sequence to represent the inferred CDS: inserted 1 base in 1 codon; substituted 3 bases at 3 genomic stop codons) — MWSLSYLIIYYLISASNCPPQEVACLRQLTAAILFVSFVVGIVVNGMTAFHMARPVTTIWSFNLALASFTVSWSLPVAIYNIASGQWPFNELTCNLSLAFTFFPSICLLVFISVDRCISVLCPLWAXNHHTVQQDTWLAVGVWLLAVTIIHFPLGFSVPLAIISTCXHLVHIMLQREGWVHAGRWARLLLVLVSAFFIFWFLVNLVLXVQLGXFLVLKKSRDPTMLLILWATFSPGCFNSCLKAFLYVFIGRDFQGKLFQSLPSALARAF, encoded by the exons ATGTGGTCATTATCTTACCTTATTATATATTACCTTATCTCTGCTTCCAATTGCCCACCTCAGGAGGTGGCGTGCCTCCGCCAGCTGACCGCAGCCATCCTGTTTGTGTCCTTTGTGGTTGGCATAGTGGTCAATGGGATGACTGCCTTCCACATGGCTCGCCCTGTCACCACCATCTGGTCCTTCAACCTGGCCCTTGCCAGCTTCACTGTCTCATGGTCCCTGCCCGTTGCCATATACAACATAGCCTCCGGCCAGTGGCCCTTCAATGAGTTGACCTGCAACCTCTCCCTGGCCTTCACCTTCTTTCCCAGCATCTGCCTCCTGGTCTTCATCTCTGTTGACCGTTGCATCTCTGTCCTCTGCCCCCTCTGGGCTTAAAATCACCACACTGTGCAGCAAGACACCTGGCTGGCTGTCGGCGTGTGGCTCCTGGCAGTGACCATCATTCACTTCCCGCTGGGCTTCTCGGTGCCCCTGGCCATCATCAGCACCT GCCACCTCGTCCACATCATGCTCCAGCGGGAGGGCTGGGTCCACGCCGGCCGGTGGGCGAGGTTGCTGCTGGTGTTGGTTAGCGCCTTCTTCATCTTCTGGTTTCTGGTTAACTTGGTGCTTTAGGTCCAGTTGGGGTGATTTTTGGTGCTAAAGAAGTCCCGCGACCCCACGATGCTGCTCATCCTCTGGGCTACCTTCTCCCCGGGCTGTTTCAACAGCTGCCTCAAGGCTTTCCTCTATGTCTTCATTGGCAGAGATTTCCAAGGAAAGCTTTTCCAGTCTTTGCCTTCTGCCCTGGCCAGGGCGTTTTAG